A region of the Cytobacillus luteolus genome:
TGCAATGGAAGCTGCAAAAACACTTGCGACACATGGTATTCAAACATATGTTTTTGAAGAATTGCGTCCAACACCTGAGCTTTCCTTTGCTGTACGACACCTGAACGCATTCTCAGGAATTGTTGTAACAGCTAGTCATAATCCACCTGAATACAATGGCTATAAAGTCTATGGTTCAGATGGTGGGCAACTACCGCCTGCAGAGGCTGATGTTGTAATTGAAAGAGTAAATGAAATTGAAAATGAATTGTTGATCAACGTAGAAGCTGAAGGTGTTTTAAAAGAAAAAGGCTTAATTTCTATCATTGGAGAGGAAATTGACAGAGCCTATAATGAAAAACTAATGACCATTTCTTTAAACCCCTCTTTATCTAAAGAAGTGGATGTAAAGGTTGTATTCACTCCGTTACATGGAACTGCCAACAAGCCAGTACGCAGAGGGCTTGAGACACTAGGATATCATAATGTGTCAGTGGTTAAAGAGCAAGAACTACCTGACCCTAACTTCTCGACTGTGAAATCACCAAACCCAGAGGAGCATGCTGCCTTTGAATTAGCTATTCGTGATGGAGAAAAAATGAATGCAGATCTTTTAATCGCAACTGATCCAGATGCTGACAGATTAGGAATTGCTGTAAAAGACCATAAAGGAGATTACATCGTTTTAACAGGTAACCAAACAGGGGCGATTTTACTTGACTATATCCTTTCACAGAAAAAAGAAAAAGGAATATTGCCAAGTAATGGGGTGGTTTTAAAAACAATTGTTACGTCTGAAATTGGGCGTGATATTGCCAATTCTTATGGTTTGACGACCATTGATACTTTAACAGGCTTTAAATTTATCGGAGAAAAAATTAAAGAATATGAGCAAACTGGTCAATATACGTTCCAGTTTGGTTATGAAGAAAGCTATGGTTACTTAATCGGTGATTTTGCTCGTGACAAAGATGCAGTTCAGGCTGCCTTATTAGCAGTAGAAGTTTGTGCTTTTTATAAAAAGAAGGGCTTCACCCTTTACGAAGGATTGTTGGAAGTATTTAAGAAGTACGGCTACTATCGTGAAGGACTTGAATCTCTTACCCTTAAAGGAAAAGAAGGAGCAGAGCAGATTGAACGTCTTCTAACAAACTTTAGGAATACACCTCCTGTTAAGGTTGGTAGACAACAGGTTGTAAAGGTTGAAGATTATAAAACAAGTCAGTCTGTGAATGTGCTTTTAGGAGATTCGGAGGAAATTGACTTACCTAAATCCAATGTACTGAAATATTACCTAGAAGACGGGTCATGGTGCTGCGTGAGACCTTCGGGTACAGAACCAAAGGTTAAATTCTACTTTGGGGTCAAAGGCGCTTCACTTGAAGAAAGTGAAAGAAATCTTCAAGACATTTCAGCGGATTTAATGGAGCAAGTTCACAGTCTATTAAAGGAAACAGCAAGGCCATAATGGTCTTGTTGTTTTTTATATGATTAAATTGTTCGTAAGGTGTATAATCTAAAGCTTAGTAGAAGAAAGAGGTGTTTTTATGCAAAAAAACCAAGTGGCAATTGTGACAGGAGCTTCCAGAGGCATTGGGAAAGCTATTGCTTTTAAATTAGCTGAAATAGGAACAAAGCTTTCGCTAGTAGGAAGTTCAGAGGAAATTCATAAAACAAGAGAAGAACTAAGAGAAGCGGGGTTTCATGAAGTCATAACCCACCAAGTTGATGTTTCTAACGAGGAGCAAATGCAAGACCTGGTTGAGAAAACAGTAAGCCAGTTTGGAACGGTGGATGTTTTAGTAAATAACGCAGGCATTGGATTTTTTAAGCTGGTAGAAGATACTAACGTCGATGAATGGAGAAAAGTATTCGAGGTAAATGTTCAAGGGGTCTTTGTAGGAAGCAAAGCAGTTTTACCCTACATGAAAGAGAAGAAGTTTGGAACAATCATCACGATTTCTTCGGATGTAGGAAGATACACCATCCCAAATGGAGCAGCTTATACCGCGACTAAATACGCTGTTCAAGGTTTTTCAGGAGCTCTTGCACAAGAGGTTAGAGAATATGGTATTCGTGTTGGAACGATTAACCCGGGAATGGTTGATACATACTTTAACAACTCAGAACAAGGAACCGATGATAAAAAAGAATGGCTCAAAGCAGAGAATGTTGCGGAGGCCGTTATTTATATGGCAAGTGCGCCAAAGCACATGGTTATTGATGAGATTGTGTTGCATCCGTTGATTCAGCAGTATCCTATTTCATAAAGAAAGAGTGTCGGTACTCATCACCGACACTCTTTTTTATCGTTACTCAACAATCCCATTAAACTCAAGGTATTGCTCATGGGTAATACCGAAAATTTTATATGTAATTCTCATCTGTTGAAAGTTATCCTTATAACCTTCGCTTTTAACCTTGCCCTTTAATACTAACTCTAATATATCACCAGACATTTTATAATTTTTAACTGAGTGTAATTGAATGTTATCTCCGTGTTCTTTTACAGCCTCCTCAGGTAAAACGCCAATTATCTGAGAAGGGTCTACTAATGGTTCAATTGAAACATGTGGGTCGTTATCCTCTAGGAAAAATCCATCTGTTTTTAGAAAGTCAATAGCTAAGATTGTGGGCTTAAAGTCACCTTCCCAAAGCAAATGATGACCAAAATAGTAGGTTTCATTTAGTTGGATTAAATCCTTATCAAACCATGAGCTACCAGCAATATCAAACTTATTTACATTACTAATATAAATATGCCTTAAAGAAAAAACAGTTATTATAACAAATAAACAAAGTGAGGAAATAATTCGCCACCGTTTCATTTATATCTTCACATCCTCATGTTTTAATATTCTGATAACTATTATCTTCTTTATTTGGTGAAAAGTCTACGTACCAAATAAGCTACGACTAAAGTCTCAGGACAATACAAGACTTTTTCCCAAAGAAGGGATTACCCAATAAACGTATAATAATAAGTAATTAGATATGTTCGAAAGAGGAGCTGAAAACCGAGTGGAAATGGGAGAACGGAGAATACAAGAACTACAAACCTTAAAAGTCATCGCAGAAACGTTAAATCAATGTAACGAATTAGATGCCATGCTTTCGGAAGTACTAAAGGAATTACTCCAAATAATTGGACTTGAAACAGGTTGGATTTTTTTAATTGACGAAAAGGGCAACTACACCCTGGCAGCAGACTATCAATTGCCCCCAGGCCTAAAGTGGAAGCAGAAATCCCCAATGTGTGAGGGTGGATGCTGGTGTTTAGATAAATATAATGATGGCCGCCTGAAAGGTGCTGCTAACATCATGGAATGCAAACGCATTGAAAATGCATTCAAGTACGAGTGGGGTGACACAAAGGGCATTACCCATCATGCAACGGTTCCATTGCGAGCTGGAGAAGAAAAGTTT
Encoded here:
- a CDS encoding SDR family oxidoreductase, with the translated sequence MQKNQVAIVTGASRGIGKAIAFKLAEIGTKLSLVGSSEEIHKTREELREAGFHEVITHQVDVSNEEQMQDLVEKTVSQFGTVDVLVNNAGIGFFKLVEDTNVDEWRKVFEVNVQGVFVGSKAVLPYMKEKKFGTIITISSDVGRYTIPNGAAYTATKYAVQGFSGALAQEVREYGIRVGTINPGMVDTYFNNSEQGTDDKKEWLKAENVAEAVIYMASAPKHMVIDEIVLHPLIQQYPIS
- a CDS encoding phospho-sugar mutase — encoded protein: MNWKEVYELWMDFEGLDPELKQLLNEKQHNEKELEDCFYKTLEFGTGGMRGEIGPGTNRMNVYTVRKASEGLAKYIDSFGEEAKKRGVVIAFDSRHKSPEFAMEAAKTLATHGIQTYVFEELRPTPELSFAVRHLNAFSGIVVTASHNPPEYNGYKVYGSDGGQLPPAEADVVIERVNEIENELLINVEAEGVLKEKGLISIIGEEIDRAYNEKLMTISLNPSLSKEVDVKVVFTPLHGTANKPVRRGLETLGYHNVSVVKEQELPDPNFSTVKSPNPEEHAAFELAIRDGEKMNADLLIATDPDADRLGIAVKDHKGDYIVLTGNQTGAILLDYILSQKKEKGILPSNGVVLKTIVTSEIGRDIANSYGLTTIDTLTGFKFIGEKIKEYEQTGQYTFQFGYEESYGYLIGDFARDKDAVQAALLAVEVCAFYKKKGFTLYEGLLEVFKKYGYYREGLESLTLKGKEGAEQIERLLTNFRNTPPVKVGRQQVVKVEDYKTSQSVNVLLGDSEEIDLPKSNVLKYYLEDGSWCCVRPSGTEPKVKFYFGVKGASLEESERNLQDISADLMEQVHSLLKETARP